The following coding sequences lie in one Corynebacterium humireducens NBRC 106098 = DSM 45392 genomic window:
- the mnmA gene encoding tRNA 2-thiouridine(34) synthase MnmA, whose product MRVLVAMSGGVDSAVAAARMVEAGHDVVGVHLALSRDPQTVRESSRGCCSLEDSADARRVCDRLGIPFYVWDFSDRFQADVIDDFVDSYARGETPNPCLRCNEKIKFAALLDRAVALGFDAVATGHYALIDDAGHLRRSTDPDKDQSYVLGVLTREELDRCLFPVGDTPKTEIREEAARHGFSVATKPDSYDICFIPDGNTQAFLGARIGLRPGMVVDQDGRELRDHDGAWNFTIGQRRGLDLRDPAADGRPRYVTDIDASTGTVTVGPRAALSVGVIHADRLRRLHPDMEGEFDALVQVRAHGGVVPCRARVGADDMTLTLASPLQGVARGQAAVLYLPDPDGRGDVVLGSGTICGTEAAL is encoded by the coding sequence ATGCGTGTACTGGTGGCGATGAGCGGCGGCGTCGACTCCGCCGTGGCGGCGGCGAGGATGGTCGAGGCCGGACATGACGTCGTCGGCGTCCACCTGGCTCTGTCGCGCGACCCGCAGACGGTGCGGGAGTCCTCCCGCGGCTGCTGCTCGCTCGAGGACTCCGCCGACGCGCGCCGGGTGTGCGACCGGCTGGGCATCCCGTTCTACGTGTGGGACTTCTCCGACCGTTTCCAGGCGGACGTCATCGACGACTTCGTCGACTCCTACGCCCGGGGCGAGACGCCCAACCCGTGCCTGCGCTGCAACGAGAAGATCAAGTTCGCGGCCCTCCTGGACCGCGCGGTGGCCCTCGGCTTCGACGCCGTCGCCACCGGCCACTACGCGCTCATCGACGACGCCGGCCACCTCCGCCGCAGCACCGACCCCGACAAGGACCAGTCCTACGTCCTCGGCGTGCTCACCCGGGAGGAGCTCGACCGTTGCCTGTTCCCCGTGGGCGACACCCCCAAGACGGAGATCCGGGAGGAGGCCGCCCGCCACGGCTTCTCGGTGGCGACCAAGCCGGACTCCTACGACATCTGCTTCATCCCCGACGGCAACACCCAGGCCTTCCTCGGGGCCCGCATCGGGCTGCGCCCGGGAATGGTGGTCGACCAGGACGGCCGCGAGCTGCGGGACCACGACGGGGCCTGGAACTTCACCATCGGTCAACGCCGGGGCCTTGACCTGCGGGACCCGGCCGCCGATGGCCGTCCCCGCTACGTCACCGACATCGACGCCTCCACCGGCACGGTCACCGTGGGGCCACGCGCGGCGCTGTCCGTCGGCGTCATCCACGCCGACCGCCTCCGGCGCCTCCACCCGGACATGGAGGGCGAGTTCGACGCGCTCGTCCAGGTCCGCGCCCACGGCGGCGTCGTCCCCTGCCGCGCGCGGGTCGGCGCGGACGACATGACCCTCACCCTCGCCTCCCCGCTGCAGGGCGTGGCCCGCGGCCAGGCCGCCGTGCTCTACCTGCCCGACCCCGACGGCCGCGGCGACGTCGTCCTCGGCTCCGGCACGATCTGCGGCACGGAGGCCGCACTGTGA
- a CDS encoding TetR/AcrR family transcriptional regulator, whose translation MTPAPTSRDRILTAARALFAEHGYTRTTLRAIAADAGCDVALIPHYFGNKQGLFDAATDLPVPEEALRSPVLAAPLDRIGLAVAQALVTVWDTPEGAGMLAQLRSVLDDTPERLSLLDSPVWRHVRARLEEDGVDQPELRVELAVGTLVGTVLMRTFLGSPHLSKVDTAELIRMLAPALQENLTGDLGAC comes from the coding sequence ATGACCCCGGCACCCACGTCCCGCGACCGCATCCTCACGGCCGCGCGCGCCCTGTTCGCGGAGCACGGCTACACCCGCACCACCCTGCGGGCCATCGCCGCCGACGCCGGCTGCGACGTCGCGCTCATCCCCCACTACTTCGGCAACAAGCAGGGGCTTTTCGACGCCGCCACCGACCTGCCCGTCCCCGAGGAGGCGCTGCGCTCCCCCGTGCTGGCCGCACCCCTCGACCGGATCGGCCTGGCGGTGGCGCAGGCCCTCGTCACCGTGTGGGACACCCCGGAGGGGGCGGGCATGCTCGCGCAGCTGCGTTCCGTCCTCGACGACACGCCCGAACGGCTGTCGCTCCTCGACTCGCCGGTGTGGCGGCACGTCCGCGCCCGCCTGGAGGAGGACGGCGTCGATCAGCCGGAGCTGCGGGTGGAGCTGGCGGTGGGCACCCTCGTCGGGACGGTACTGATGCGGACGTTCCTCGGCTCCCCGCACCTCTCAAAGGTCGACACCGCGGAGCTGATCCGTATGCTGGCCCCGGCGCTGCAGGAGAATCTCACCGGGGACCTGGGCGCCTGTTAG
- a CDS encoding 3'-5' exonuclease, producing MTGFSGFDASRMLSFDLETTSRFPKEARIVTSALVRIDGRRVDAVEHLADPGVEIPEEAARIHGITTEKARAEGRPHDDVLADTVQAIREAWAEGMTLVVYNAAYDLTVLRQLTGDFTVTGPVFDPYVVDRVKDPYRRGKRNLTAMSEHYGVELGNAHEATSDALAAARIAWKQARQWPELTRMSEGELMEFQAVGHHDRQVDFAKYLEGQGKDASDVNTSWPMQG from the coding sequence ATGACCGGATTCAGCGGCTTCGACGCCTCCCGCATGCTCTCCTTCGACCTCGAGACCACCTCCCGTTTCCCGAAGGAGGCACGGATCGTCACCTCAGCGCTGGTGCGTATCGACGGCCGCCGGGTCGACGCCGTCGAGCACCTCGCCGACCCCGGGGTGGAGATCCCCGAGGAGGCCGCGCGGATCCACGGCATCACCACCGAGAAGGCCCGGGCGGAGGGCCGCCCGCACGACGACGTGCTCGCCGACACCGTCCAGGCGATCCGTGAGGCCTGGGCGGAGGGCATGACCCTGGTGGTCTACAACGCCGCCTACGACCTCACCGTCCTGCGCCAGCTCACCGGCGACTTCACGGTCACCGGCCCGGTGTTCGACCCCTACGTGGTCGACCGGGTCAAGGACCCCTACCGGCGCGGCAAGCGCAACCTCACCGCCATGTCCGAGCACTACGGCGTCGAGCTGGGCAACGCCCACGAGGCCACCTCGGACGCCCTGGCCGCCGCCCGCATCGCCTGGAAGCAGGCCCGCCAGTGGCCGGAGCTGACCCGCATGTCGGAGGGTGAGCTGATGGAGTTCCAGGCGGTCGGGCACCACGACCGGCAGGTCGACTTCGCGAAGTACCTGGAGGGCCAGGGTAAGGACGCCTCCGACGTCAACACCAGCTGGCCCATGCAGGGTTAG
- a CDS encoding serine hydrolase domain-containing protein, whose product MRRPLIAAVLVGLAVTALAVLLGPDRITPSPERTGDPALAARLSELATTGHHRLAAFTIADGQTTFAGLGADEHDEFEIGSVTKTFTAGILADRGLEETTVGEIIDAAGSELDDVTLRELADHTSGLPRLPGVSLWTTLTTAFTGGNPYAGITREDVIDAALDAPLTGRGEYSYSNLGVALLGHLLAAEAGTTYEELLAEHRLTPLGMGDTYLMTEGSVPADAPRGLLSTGDEAEPWEMVGYLPAGGLRSTPSDMARYATHLLQEGVPDLAWDVREDGTLGHNGETYGFSTMLLVHPDTGRAVFVAGDTEREVVSLADTLLEELS is encoded by the coding sequence ATGCGACGCCCCCTCATCGCCGCCGTACTCGTCGGTCTGGCCGTCACCGCCCTCGCGGTGCTCCTCGGCCCGGACCGCATCACCCCGTCCCCGGAACGCACCGGTGACCCGGCCCTCGCGGCCCGGCTCTCCGAACTCGCCACCACCGGACACCACCGGCTCGCCGCGTTCACCATCGCCGACGGGCAGACCACCTTCGCCGGACTCGGCGCCGACGAGCACGACGAGTTCGAGATCGGCTCCGTGACCAAGACCTTCACCGCCGGGATCCTCGCCGACCGCGGCCTGGAGGAGACGACCGTCGGCGAGATCATCGACGCCGCAGGTTCCGAACTGGACGACGTCACCCTCCGCGAGCTCGCCGACCACACCTCCGGGCTGCCCCGCCTGCCGGGTGTGTCCCTGTGGACCACCCTCACCACGGCGTTCACCGGCGGGAACCCCTACGCGGGCATCACCCGGGAGGACGTCATCGACGCCGCCCTCGACGCCCCGCTCACCGGCCGCGGGGAGTACTCCTACTCCAACCTCGGCGTCGCCCTGCTGGGGCATCTGCTGGCCGCCGAGGCCGGGACGACCTATGAGGAGCTGCTCGCCGAACACCGTCTGACCCCGCTCGGCATGGGTGACACCTACCTCATGACCGAGGGCTCCGTCCCGGCCGACGCACCCCGCGGACTGCTGTCCACCGGCGACGAGGCCGAGCCCTGGGAGATGGTCGGCTACCTCCCGGCCGGCGGGCTGCGCTCCACCCCCTCCGACATGGCCCGCTACGCCACCCACCTGCTGCAGGAGGGCGTGCCCGACCTGGCCTGGGACGTCCGGGAGGACGGCACCCTCGGCCACAACGGCGAGACCTACGGCTTCTCCACGATGCTGCTCGTGCACCCGGACACCGGTCGCGCGGTGTTCGTCGCCGGTGACACCGAACGGGAGGTCGTCTCCCTCGCCGACACCCTTCTCGAGGAGCTGTCATGA
- a CDS encoding ArsR/SmtB family transcription factor, which produces MELEDRLTAIEERLAALERSERTPTGASTSGDLWVLDNIGDSVVFAGDVHTGAGHAQYQWQRPTEMLLDADWAPHLDRLATLAHPVRGAILRRLLDSPASATELVDEGLATSTGTAYHHLGTLHAGGWISKEMGGRWSVRTARVIPLLTIIAATEDH; this is translated from the coding sequence ATGGAGCTGGAGGACAGGCTCACCGCCATCGAGGAACGCCTCGCGGCGCTGGAGCGATCGGAGAGAACGCCCACGGGGGCGTCGACAAGCGGGGACCTGTGGGTGCTCGACAACATCGGCGACTCCGTCGTCTTCGCCGGGGACGTGCACACCGGCGCCGGCCACGCGCAGTACCAGTGGCAGCGCCCCACGGAGATGCTTCTCGACGCCGACTGGGCCCCCCACCTCGACCGCCTCGCCACCCTCGCCCACCCCGTCCGCGGGGCGATCCTGCGCCGGCTCCTCGACTCCCCCGCCAGCGCCACCGAACTCGTCGACGAGGGCCTGGCCACGTCGACCGGCACGGCCTACCACCACCTCGGCACCCTGCACGCCGGCGGGTGGATCTCCAAGGAGATGGGCGGACGCTGGAGCGTGCGCACCGCCCGCGTCATCCCCCTGCTCACCATCATCGCCGCCACGGAGGACCACTGA
- the ligA gene encoding NAD-dependent DNA ligase LigA, giving the protein MTEPVLDPDLRRQWNDLAEEIRRHRDLYYNDQPEIPDADFDALFRQLQALEAQHPELAVPDSPTMEVGAPAAVSSTFDNVEHLERMMSLDNAFDEEELREWLTRTPSETYLTELKIDGLSLALVYRDGRLERAATRGDGRIGEDVTANARVIDDIPHELTGTDEYPVPALLEVRGEVFIAVEDFDEVNELRQEEGGKPFANPRNAAAGSLRQKNPEDVRKRRLRMIAHGIGAREGFAPVSQHDAYTALAAWGLPVSPYTEQVHSADEVVEKVRYWAEHRHDAAHEMDGLVVKVDSYAEQRALGATSRAPRWAVAFKYPPEEVTTTLLDIQVGVGRTGRVTPFAIMEPVFVAGSTVAMATLHNQTEVKRKGVLIGDTVVIRKAGEIIPEVLGPVVEKRDGSEREFIFPTLCPSCGTRLAPQKEGDADWRCPNTRSCPAQLSSRLTYLAGRGAFDIEALGEKGAQDLIRTGILEDESGLFDLTAEDLAASRVYTTKAGKVNASGLKLLENLESARSTDLWRVIVALSIRHVGPTAARALATRYRSLPALIDAPVEDIAETDGVGTIIAESFRNWFEVDWHRALVDRWAAAGVTMEESGDDLAAQTLEGLTIVVTGSLEGFTRDGAKEAIISRGGRASGSVSRKTDYVVVGENAGSKETKARELGLPILDEAGFIRLLETGSPEE; this is encoded by the coding sequence GTGACTGAGCCTGTACTTGACCCGGACCTGCGCCGACAGTGGAACGACCTGGCCGAGGAGATCCGCCGCCACCGCGACCTCTACTACAACGACCAGCCGGAGATCCCCGACGCCGACTTCGACGCGCTCTTCCGGCAGCTGCAGGCGCTGGAGGCGCAGCACCCGGAGCTCGCCGTCCCCGACAGCCCCACCATGGAGGTCGGCGCGCCCGCCGCCGTGAGCTCCACCTTCGACAACGTCGAGCACCTCGAACGCATGATGAGCCTCGACAACGCCTTCGACGAGGAGGAGCTGCGTGAGTGGCTCACCCGCACCCCCTCGGAGACGTACCTCACCGAGCTGAAGATCGACGGCCTCTCGCTCGCCCTCGTCTACCGCGACGGCCGCCTCGAGCGCGCCGCCACGCGTGGCGACGGCCGCATCGGCGAGGACGTCACCGCCAACGCCCGGGTCATCGACGACATCCCGCACGAGCTCACCGGCACCGACGAGTACCCCGTCCCCGCCCTCCTGGAGGTCCGCGGCGAGGTGTTCATCGCGGTCGAGGACTTCGACGAGGTCAACGAACTGCGTCAGGAGGAGGGCGGCAAGCCCTTCGCCAACCCGCGTAACGCCGCGGCCGGTTCCCTGCGGCAGAAGAACCCCGAGGACGTCCGCAAACGCCGCCTGCGGATGATCGCCCACGGCATCGGCGCGCGCGAGGGTTTCGCGCCCGTCTCGCAGCACGACGCCTACACCGCGCTCGCCGCCTGGGGTCTGCCCGTCAGCCCCTACACGGAGCAGGTGCACTCGGCGGACGAGGTCGTCGAGAAGGTCCGTTACTGGGCGGAGCACCGCCATGACGCCGCCCACGAGATGGACGGCCTGGTGGTCAAGGTCGACTCCTACGCGGAGCAGCGGGCACTCGGCGCCACCTCCCGCGCCCCCCGCTGGGCCGTGGCGTTCAAGTACCCGCCGGAGGAGGTGACCACCACGCTCCTCGACATCCAGGTCGGCGTCGGCCGCACCGGTCGCGTCACCCCCTTCGCCATCATGGAACCGGTCTTCGTCGCCGGCTCCACCGTCGCGATGGCCACCCTCCACAACCAGACGGAGGTCAAGCGCAAGGGCGTGCTCATCGGGGACACCGTGGTCATCCGCAAGGCGGGGGAGATCATCCCGGAGGTGCTGGGACCGGTCGTCGAGAAGCGGGACGGCAGCGAACGCGAGTTCATCTTCCCCACGCTGTGCCCCTCCTGCGGCACCCGCCTCGCCCCGCAGAAGGAGGGCGACGCCGACTGGCGCTGCCCCAACACCCGCTCCTGCCCGGCGCAGCTCAGCTCCCGCCTCACCTACCTGGCCGGACGCGGAGCCTTCGACATCGAGGCGCTGGGGGAGAAGGGCGCGCAGGACCTCATCCGCACCGGCATCCTGGAGGACGAGTCCGGCCTCTTCGACCTCACCGCCGAGGACCTCGCGGCCTCCCGCGTCTACACCACCAAGGCCGGCAAGGTGAACGCCTCCGGCCTCAAGCTCCTGGAGAACCTCGAGTCCGCGAGGTCGACGGACCTGTGGCGCGTCATCGTCGCCCTGTCCATCCGCCACGTCGGGCCCACCGCCGCCCGCGCGCTGGCCACCCGCTACCGCTCCCTGCCCGCGCTCATCGACGCCCCCGTCGAGGACATCGCCGAGACCGACGGCGTGGGCACGATCATCGCCGAGTCCTTCCGGAACTGGTTCGAGGTCGACTGGCACCGCGCGCTCGTGGACCGCTGGGCGGCCGCCGGCGTGACGATGGAGGAGTCCGGGGACGACCTCGCCGCGCAGACCCTCGAGGGCCTCACCATCGTGGTCACCGGCTCGCTGGAGGGCTTCACCCGCGACGGCGCGAAGGAGGCCATCATCTCCCGCGGCGGCCGGGCCTCCGGTTCGGTGTCGAGGAAGACCGACTACGTGGTCGTCGGTGAGAACGCCGGGTCCAAGGAGACGAAGGCCCGCGAGCTGGGCCTGCCCATTCTCGACGAGGCCGGGTTCATCCGCCTGCTGGAGACCGGCTCGCCGGAGGAGTGA
- a CDS encoding amino acid-binding ACT domain protein, which translates to MSYLIRVLLPDVPGSLGQLAEAIGLVDGNIESVDVVEAFDDGTVMDDIVVSLPKGAMADSLITAADTIDGVEVDSIRPFSGRVDRRGQIEMLAEVASQARDIPRAMESLVNVTPQTMTASWAVVLDDTGEGTPVSRVAGSMAAPEDDGTAPVDINVTGARMLNAEAEEWIPESWGLLDSSLAATPLVGTGMVLVVGRTGGPDFLASEVEHLGRLGRIVGAILT; encoded by the coding sequence ATGTCTTATCTGATCCGCGTCCTCCTCCCCGATGTCCCGGGGAGCCTCGGACAACTCGCGGAGGCGATCGGGCTTGTCGACGGCAACATCGAATCTGTCGACGTCGTCGAGGCCTTCGACGACGGCACCGTCATGGACGACATCGTCGTGTCCCTGCCCAAGGGCGCGATGGCAGATTCCCTCATCACCGCCGCCGACACCATCGACGGCGTGGAGGTCGACTCCATCCGACCCTTCTCGGGGCGCGTCGACCGACGCGGTCAGATCGAGATGCTCGCCGAGGTCGCGAGCCAGGCCCGCGACATCCCGCGTGCGATGGAGTCGCTGGTGAACGTCACGCCGCAGACGATGACCGCCTCCTGGGCCGTCGTCCTCGACGACACCGGTGAGGGCACCCCCGTCTCCCGGGTCGCCGGCTCCATGGCCGCCCCCGAGGACGACGGCACCGCGCCCGTCGACATCAACGTCACCGGGGCCCGGATGCTCAACGCCGAGGCCGAGGAGTGGATCCCGGAGTCCTGGGGACTGCTCGACTCCTCCCTGGCCGCCACCCCCCTGGTGGGCACCGGCATGGTGCTCGTCGTCGGCCGCACCGGCGGCCCCGACTTCCTGGCCAGCGAGGTGGAGCACCTGGGCCGCCTGGGTCGCATCGTGGGTGCCATCCTCACCTAG
- the gatC gene encoding Asp-tRNA(Asn)/Glu-tRNA(Gln) amidotransferase subunit GatC → MSEISRDEVAHLAMLSRLALSEEEIKLFAEQIDEIVGAVAAVQQVDTEGVEPMSHPHSIATAMRDDVLVPTLTAEQALDQAPATEDGRFMVPQILGEE, encoded by the coding sequence GTGTCCGAAATTTCGCGTGATGAGGTCGCCCACCTCGCCATGTTGTCTCGACTCGCCCTGAGTGAGGAGGAGATCAAGCTGTTCGCGGAGCAGATCGACGAGATCGTCGGTGCCGTCGCCGCCGTCCAGCAGGTCGACACCGAGGGGGTGGAGCCGATGAGTCACCCGCACTCGATCGCCACCGCCATGCGTGACGACGTTCTCGTGCCCACCCTCACCGCAGAGCAGGCCCTCGACCAGGCGCCTGCCACCGAGGACGGCCGTTTCATGGTTCCGCAGATCCTGGGCGAGGAGTGA
- the gatA gene encoding Asp-tRNA(Asn)/Glu-tRNA(Gln) amidotransferase subunit GatA: MTTYTVPETGLTSLTAAELAQKIHSREVTSREVVQAHLDRIAETDGEINAFLHVGAEAALAAADEVDRSLDAGEAPASPLAGVPLALKDVIVTTDAPTTGASKILEGWMSPYDATVTRKLREAGIPILGKTNLDEMAMGSSTENSAYGPTRNPYDLERTPGGSGGGSAAALAAGQSPLAIGTDTGGSIRQPAALTNTVGVKPTYGTVSRYGFLAAASSLEQAGPTARTVLDAALLHEIIAGHDQFDATTVQRELPSVVEAAREGASGDLKGVKVGVVKQLNRDEGFQPGVLSSYRAALDQLAEQGAEIVEVDCPHFDDALAAYYLIMPCEVSSNLARLDGMRYGLRVGDDGTRSADEVMALTRAAGFGPEVKRRIILGTYALSVGYYDAYYLQAQRVRTLIAQDFEKAFEQVDVLVTPTTPTTAFKLGEKVADPVEMYNFDLCTLPLNLAGLCGMSVPAGFAEDTGLPVGLQIMAPAFADDRLYRVGAAYEAGRN, encoded by the coding sequence ATGACCACCTACACCGTGCCCGAGACCGGGCTGACGTCCCTGACCGCCGCCGAACTGGCGCAGAAGATCCACTCCCGCGAGGTCACCTCCCGGGAGGTCGTCCAGGCCCACCTGGACCGCATCGCCGAGACCGACGGTGAGATCAACGCCTTCCTGCACGTCGGCGCCGAGGCCGCCCTGGCCGCCGCCGACGAGGTCGACCGGAGCCTCGACGCCGGCGAGGCCCCCGCCTCGCCGCTGGCGGGCGTGCCGCTGGCGCTCAAGGACGTCATCGTCACCACCGACGCCCCGACGACCGGCGCCTCGAAGATCCTCGAGGGCTGGATGAGCCCCTACGACGCCACCGTCACCCGCAAGCTGCGTGAGGCCGGCATCCCGATCCTGGGCAAGACCAACCTCGACGAGATGGCGATGGGCTCCTCCACGGAGAACTCCGCCTACGGCCCGACCCGGAACCCCTACGACCTGGAGCGCACCCCGGGTGGCTCCGGCGGCGGTTCCGCGGCGGCCCTGGCCGCCGGCCAGTCCCCGCTGGCCATCGGCACCGACACCGGCGGCTCCATCCGCCAGCCGGCCGCGCTGACCAACACCGTCGGCGTGAAGCCGACCTACGGCACCGTCTCCCGTTACGGCTTCCTGGCCGCCGCCTCCTCCCTGGAGCAGGCAGGCCCGACCGCCCGTACCGTGCTCGACGCCGCGCTGCTCCACGAGATCATCGCGGGCCACGACCAGTTCGACGCCACCACCGTCCAGCGTGAGCTGCCGAGCGTCGTCGAGGCCGCCCGCGAGGGTGCCTCCGGCGACCTCAAGGGTGTGAAGGTGGGCGTCGTCAAGCAGCTCAACCGTGACGAGGGCTTCCAGCCGGGCGTGCTGTCCAGCTACCGTGCCGCCCTCGACCAGCTCGCCGAGCAGGGCGCCGAGATCGTCGAGGTCGACTGCCCGCACTTCGACGACGCACTGGCCGCGTACTACCTCATCATGCCGTGCGAGGTGTCCTCCAACCTGGCGCGTCTCGACGGCATGCGGTACGGCCTGCGCGTCGGCGACGACGGCACCCGCTCCGCCGACGAGGTCATGGCGCTCACCCGCGCCGCCGGCTTCGGCCCGGAGGTCAAGCGCCGCATCATCCTGGGCACCTACGCCCTGTCCGTCGGCTACTACGACGCCTACTACCTGCAGGCCCAGCGCGTGCGCACGCTCATCGCGCAGGACTTCGAGAAGGCCTTCGAGCAGGTCGACGTCCTGGTCACCCCGACCACCCCGACGACCGCCTTCAAGCTGGGCGAGAAGGTCGCCGACCCGGTCGAGATGTACAACTTCGACCTGTGCACCCTGCCGCTCAACCTGGCGGGCCTGTGCGGCATGTCGGTCCCGGCCGGTTTCGCCGAGGACACCGGCCTGCCGGTGGGCCTCCAGATCATGGCCCCGGCCTTCGCGGACGACCGTCTCTACCGCGTCGGCGCCGCCTACGAGGCCGGCCGCAACTAG